A stretch of Henckelia pumila isolate YLH828 chromosome 4, ASM3356847v2, whole genome shotgun sequence DNA encodes these proteins:
- the LOC140867393 gene encoding uncharacterized protein: MGLSIDSSSTGTHKVFLLCNYILLGAASSCIFLTLSLRLIPSLYGFLLLLLHVITIAGAMSGCAAASRGESGSATKFYGAHMVATVLTAIFQGAVSVLIFTRPADFLGKLNSYVREEDGVVILKLAGGLCILIFCLEWLVLTLAFFLNYYAHVESNNSYPMRSGKVQDDEDLKTLPWPSRV; this comes from the coding sequence ATGGGACTTTCAATCGACAGCAGCTCCACAGGCACACACAAAGTGTTCCTTCTTTGCAACTACATCTTACTCGGCGCCGCCTCCAGCTGCATATTCCTCACCCTCTCGCTCCGCCTCATCCCGTCCCTCTACGGCTTCCTCCTCCTGCTCCTCCACGTAATCACCATCGCCGGCGCAATGTCTGGCTGCGCCGCCGCCTCCAGGGGTGAATCCGGATCCGCCACCAAGTTCTACGGCGCACACATGGTGGCCACCGTGCTGACCGCCATTTTCCAGGGGGCGGTGTCCGTGCTGATCTTTACTCGACCCGCTGATTTTCTTGGGAAGCTGAACTCGTACGTGAGGGAGGAAGATGGCGTGGTGATACTGAAGCTGGCGGGTGGGTTGTGTATCCTCATATTCTGCTTGGAGTGGTTGGTGCTAACTCTGGCATTCTTCTTGAATTATTATGCTCATGTGGAGTCGAACAATAGCTATCCTATGAGGAGTGGGAAGGTTCAGgatgatgaagatttgaagactcTTCCATGGCCTTCCAGGGTCTAA
- the LOC140864487 gene encoding stearoyl-[acyl-carrier-protein] 9-desaturase, chloroplastic-like isoform X1, producing the protein MALQFSSFTPRTMPSFHGSHKIVMASTLPSSSLETRNAKKPFTPPREVHVQVTHSMPPEKREIFHSLKDWAESDLLVLLKHVEKSWQPSDFLPDPASEGFEDQVKELRQRSKEIPDDCFVVLVGDMITEEALPTYQTMINTLDAVRDETGASLTPWAIWTRAWTAEENRHGDLLNKYLYLTGRVDMKQIERTTQYLIGSGMDPQTENNPYLGFIYTSFQERATFISHGNTARLAKEHGDLKLAQICGTIAADEKRHETAYTRIIEKLFEIDPDGTVLCLADMMRKKVTMPAHLMYDGRDDNLFERFSSVAQRLEIYTAKDYADILEFLVGRWEVEKLMGLSGEGRKAQDFVCGLPARIRKLEERATARAKQTSSVPFSWIFGREIKV; encoded by the exons ATGGCACTTCAATTCAGCAGCTTCACACCACGCACCATGCCTTCGTTTCATGGATCTCACAAAATTGTCATGGCTTCAACGCTTCCTTCTTCCTCTCT AGAGACCAGAAACGCCAAAAAGCCTTTCACTCCACCTCGAGAAGTACATGTTCAGGTTACGCATTCCATGCCACCGGAGAAGCGTGAGATCTTCCATTCTCTTAAAGATTGGGCTGAAAGTGACCTCTTGGTGCTCCTGAAGCACGTCGAGAAGTCTTGGCAGCCTAGTGACTTTCTACCGGACCCTGCTTCGGAAGGCTTTGAAGACCAAGTCAAGGAACTGAGGCAAAGATCAAAAGAAATCCCCGATGACTGTTTTGTCGTGTTGGTTGGTGATATGATTACAGAGGAAGCGCTTCCGACTTATCAGACCATGATTAACACATTAGATGCAGTTCGGGATGAGACGGGTGCAAGCCTCACTCCTTGGGCTATTTGGACTAGAGCATGGACTGCTGAAGAGAATAGGCATGGTGACCTTCTCAACAAATATCTTTATCTAACGGGACGCGTTGACATGAAGCAAATAGAGAGAACCACACAGTACCTGATCGGTTCGGGCATG GATCCTCAAACGGAGAACAACCCGTACCTCGGATTCATCTACACTTCATTCCAAGAAAGAGCAACTTTTATTTCTCATGGTAACACTGCAAGGCTCGCCAAGGAACACGGGGACTTGAAACTGGCTCAGATATGTGGCACAATCGCCGCAGACGAGAAACGTCACGAGACCGCCTACACCAGAATCATCGAAAAGCTCTTTGAGATCGACCCAGATGGCACAGTACTGTGTCTTGCTGACATGATGAGGAAAAAAGTCACCATGCCTGCTCACCTGATGTATGATGGCCGGGACGATAATCTTTTCGAGCGTTTCTCCTCAGTAGCCCAAAGGCTTGAAATTTACACAGCCAAAGACTATGCTGATATCTTGGAATTCTTGGTAGGCAGGTGGGAGGTGGAGAAATTGATGGGTCTTTCTGGTGAGGGGCGTAAAGCTCAGGATTTTGTTTGTGGCTTGCCTGCTAGGATTAGAAAGTTGGAAGAAAGGGCCACGGCGAGGGCGAAGCAGACGTCGTCCGTTCCCTTCAGTTGGATTTTTGGTCGAGAAATCAAGGTTTGA
- the LOC140864487 gene encoding stearoyl-[acyl-carrier-protein] 9-desaturase, chloroplastic-like isoform X2 — MALQFSSFTPRTMPSFHGSHKIVMASTLPSSSLNAKKPFTPPREVHVQVTHSMPPEKREIFHSLKDWAESDLLVLLKHVEKSWQPSDFLPDPASEGFEDQVKELRQRSKEIPDDCFVVLVGDMITEEALPTYQTMINTLDAVRDETGASLTPWAIWTRAWTAEENRHGDLLNKYLYLTGRVDMKQIERTTQYLIGSGMDPQTENNPYLGFIYTSFQERATFISHGNTARLAKEHGDLKLAQICGTIAADEKRHETAYTRIIEKLFEIDPDGTVLCLADMMRKKVTMPAHLMYDGRDDNLFERFSSVAQRLEIYTAKDYADILEFLVGRWEVEKLMGLSGEGRKAQDFVCGLPARIRKLEERATARAKQTSSVPFSWIFGREIKV, encoded by the exons ATGGCACTTCAATTCAGCAGCTTCACACCACGCACCATGCCTTCGTTTCATGGATCTCACAAAATTGTCATGGCTTCAACGCTTCCTTCTTCCTCTCT AAACGCCAAAAAGCCTTTCACTCCACCTCGAGAAGTACATGTTCAGGTTACGCATTCCATGCCACCGGAGAAGCGTGAGATCTTCCATTCTCTTAAAGATTGGGCTGAAAGTGACCTCTTGGTGCTCCTGAAGCACGTCGAGAAGTCTTGGCAGCCTAGTGACTTTCTACCGGACCCTGCTTCGGAAGGCTTTGAAGACCAAGTCAAGGAACTGAGGCAAAGATCAAAAGAAATCCCCGATGACTGTTTTGTCGTGTTGGTTGGTGATATGATTACAGAGGAAGCGCTTCCGACTTATCAGACCATGATTAACACATTAGATGCAGTTCGGGATGAGACGGGTGCAAGCCTCACTCCTTGGGCTATTTGGACTAGAGCATGGACTGCTGAAGAGAATAGGCATGGTGACCTTCTCAACAAATATCTTTATCTAACGGGACGCGTTGACATGAAGCAAATAGAGAGAACCACACAGTACCTGATCGGTTCGGGCATG GATCCTCAAACGGAGAACAACCCGTACCTCGGATTCATCTACACTTCATTCCAAGAAAGAGCAACTTTTATTTCTCATGGTAACACTGCAAGGCTCGCCAAGGAACACGGGGACTTGAAACTGGCTCAGATATGTGGCACAATCGCCGCAGACGAGAAACGTCACGAGACCGCCTACACCAGAATCATCGAAAAGCTCTTTGAGATCGACCCAGATGGCACAGTACTGTGTCTTGCTGACATGATGAGGAAAAAAGTCACCATGCCTGCTCACCTGATGTATGATGGCCGGGACGATAATCTTTTCGAGCGTTTCTCCTCAGTAGCCCAAAGGCTTGAAATTTACACAGCCAAAGACTATGCTGATATCTTGGAATTCTTGGTAGGCAGGTGGGAGGTGGAGAAATTGATGGGTCTTTCTGGTGAGGGGCGTAAAGCTCAGGATTTTGTTTGTGGCTTGCCTGCTAGGATTAGAAAGTTGGAAGAAAGGGCCACGGCGAGGGCGAAGCAGACGTCGTCCGTTCCCTTCAGTTGGATTTTTGGTCGAGAAATCAAGGTTTGA
- the LOC140864596 gene encoding protein VERNALIZATION 3-like, producing the protein MSRGRDPLVVGRVVGDVLDPFTRTIGLRVTYNNKELSNGYDLRIGQVANQPRVEIGGDDLRTFYTLVMVDPDAPSPSDPNLREYLHWLVTDIPATTGTTFGREIVCYENPSPSMGIHRFIFVLFSQLGRQTVYAPGWRQNFSTRDFAELYNLGSPVAAVYFNCQRDTGTGGRRMS; encoded by the exons ATGTCTCGGGGAAGAGATCCACTGGTGGTAGGTCGAGTGGTAGGAGATGTACTGGATCCTTTTACGCGAACCATCGGGCTAAGGGTGACATACAACAACAAAGAATTGAGCAACGGGTATGACTTGAGGATAGGTCAAGTGGCCAACCAGCCGAGGGTCGAGATTGGCGGCGACGATCTCCGCACCTTCTACACTCTGGTTATGGTGGACCCTGACGCTCCCAGCCCCAGTGACCCCAACCTTAGGGAGTACTTGCACTG GCTGGTGACTGATATTCCAGCAACCACGGGTACAACTTTTG GTCGAGAGATTGTATGTTACGAGAATCCTAGTCCTTCGATGGGGATACATCGGTTCATATTCGTGCTGTTCAGCCAGCTTGGGCGGCAAACCGTGTATGCTCCGGGGTGGCGCCAAAACTTCAGCACTAGGGATTTTGCGGAGCTCTACAATCTCGGTTCGCCGGTTGCTGCTGTCTATTTTAATTGCCAAAGGGACACCGGCACCGGAGGCAGGAGGatgtcataa